In one window of Microbacterium natoriense DNA:
- a CDS encoding zinc-dependent metalloprotease: MSDNDPTPEDFQEFLRRMMSGQGGGDIDPEQLREMLGGMEGIQFDPAMMQTIMSQLQGAFGGDPWENALRQALHIANRDGQGIGDGSRTSLVDSFALADLWLGEATTISELADAPKAMTRGEWVEATLPVWKEIADPVSTSIADALTSALDTQVPEEMRGLVQGAGKLMRGLGGSVFAAQFGQVLGNLSLEVVSGGDVGIPVLPAGTAAVIPQNLTAFGEGLEIPEDQIALYLATRELAYARLYRHARWLHLHVMSQITDFARGVTVDVDALEDVASRLDPNNPEELRAAIEGGALLPVQTEAQREALDRLENLVATIDGWVDVVTAQATSRLPESVRIAEAARRRRAVGGPAEDALGALVGLKLRPRRLREASAMWQAVTDAVGISARDSLWDYPDLMPQASDIDDPSALIARLQATARGEQPVADEMDEALARLLDGEDFSAGETSSPSESSSPSETPEGDSTEGDAGGDDRPV; encoded by the coding sequence ATGTCAGACAACGACCCCACACCCGAGGACTTCCAGGAGTTCCTGCGACGGATGATGTCCGGGCAGGGCGGCGGTGACATCGACCCCGAACAGCTGCGCGAGATGCTCGGCGGCATGGAGGGCATCCAGTTCGACCCGGCGATGATGCAGACCATCATGTCGCAGCTCCAGGGCGCGTTCGGCGGTGACCCGTGGGAGAACGCCCTCCGGCAGGCGCTGCACATCGCCAACCGCGACGGCCAGGGCATAGGCGACGGGTCGCGGACCTCGCTGGTCGACTCGTTCGCGCTCGCGGACCTGTGGCTGGGCGAGGCGACGACGATCTCCGAACTCGCCGACGCTCCGAAGGCGATGACCCGCGGAGAGTGGGTCGAGGCGACCCTGCCGGTATGGAAGGAGATCGCCGATCCCGTGTCGACGAGTATCGCGGATGCTCTGACCAGCGCTCTCGACACCCAGGTGCCCGAGGAGATGCGCGGGCTCGTCCAGGGCGCCGGCAAGCTGATGCGGGGTCTGGGCGGTTCGGTGTTCGCGGCCCAGTTCGGGCAGGTTCTCGGCAACCTGTCGCTCGAGGTCGTCTCGGGCGGCGATGTCGGAATTCCCGTGCTCCCCGCGGGCACCGCCGCAGTGATCCCGCAGAACCTCACTGCGTTCGGCGAGGGCCTCGAGATCCCCGAGGACCAGATCGCGCTCTACCTCGCGACCCGCGAACTCGCCTACGCGCGGCTCTACCGGCACGCGAGGTGGCTTCACCTGCACGTGATGTCGCAGATCACCGACTTCGCGCGCGGGGTCACCGTCGACGTCGACGCCCTCGAAGACGTCGCGAGCCGCCTCGACCCGAACAATCCCGAGGAGCTGCGAGCGGCGATCGAGGGCGGGGCGCTGCTCCCGGTGCAGACCGAGGCGCAGCGCGAGGCGCTCGACAGGCTCGAGAACCTCGTCGCCACGATCGACGGATGGGTCGACGTCGTCACCGCACAGGCCACCTCCCGCCTGCCCGAGAGCGTGAGGATCGCCGAGGCTGCTCGCCGTCGTCGCGCGGTGGGCGGTCCGGCCGAAGACGCCCTGGGCGCCCTGGTCGGCTTGAAGCTGCGCCCTCGTCGACTTCGCGAGGCGTCGGCGATGTGGCAGGCGGTGACGGATGCCGTCGGCATCTCGGCCCGCGATTCGCTGTGGGACTACCCCGACCTCATGCCGCAGGCATCAGACATCGACGACCCGTCCGCTCTGATCGCACGCCTGCAGGCCACGGCCCGCGGCGAGCAGCCGGTCGCCGATGAGATGGACGAGGCGCTGGCGAGACTGCTCGACGGCGAGGATTTCTCGGCGGGCGAAACCTCCTCCCCGAGCGAGAGCTCCTCCCCGAGCGAAACCCCCGAGGGCGATTCCACGGAAGGCGACGCGGGCGGGGACGACAGGCCAGTCTGA
- a CDS encoding YlbL family protein — translation MDRTRSVKVGLGVWSLIVALIALVVLTFLPTPYVIQRPGPVYNTLGTAADKDGEQLPLIAVEGAETFETAGSLDLTTVQVVGNRQRTPSWFELALAWTDSSKAVVPLDSVFPEGVTTEERDAQNATLMVDSQHEATAAALGELGYDTGAQVAVVEAVEGTPADGVLEADDIITAIDGSPVDSAKQLRQKIQDAEGSAVELTLLRGGEEKTVKVTPQERTADGKTTWVVGVTLRTDYDFPIDVTIQLDNVGGPSAGMMFALGIIDTLTPGELNGGEDVAGTGTIEADGTVGPIGGIRQKLYGARDAGADYFLAPESNCDDVVGHVPDGLTVVSTSTLEESVHALEVIADGGDVSALPTCD, via the coding sequence GTGGATCGAACCCGGTCTGTGAAGGTCGGACTGGGCGTCTGGTCGCTGATCGTCGCGCTGATCGCGTTGGTCGTGCTGACCTTCCTGCCGACGCCCTACGTGATCCAGCGTCCGGGGCCCGTGTACAACACGCTCGGCACCGCAGCCGACAAGGACGGCGAGCAGCTTCCGCTGATCGCCGTAGAGGGCGCCGAGACCTTCGAGACGGCCGGCTCTCTCGATCTGACGACCGTGCAGGTGGTCGGCAACCGCCAGCGCACGCCCAGCTGGTTCGAGCTCGCCCTGGCCTGGACGGATTCCTCCAAGGCCGTCGTGCCGCTCGATTCCGTCTTCCCCGAGGGAGTGACCACGGAGGAGCGCGACGCGCAGAACGCCACGCTCATGGTCGATTCGCAGCACGAGGCGACCGCGGCGGCGCTCGGCGAGCTCGGCTACGACACCGGGGCGCAGGTCGCCGTCGTCGAGGCGGTCGAGGGTACGCCCGCCGACGGAGTGCTCGAGGCCGATGACATCATCACCGCGATCGACGGGTCACCGGTCGATTCCGCCAAGCAGCTCCGGCAGAAGATCCAGGATGCCGAGGGGTCGGCCGTCGAGTTGACGCTGCTCCGCGGCGGCGAGGAGAAGACGGTCAAGGTCACACCGCAGGAGCGCACCGCCGACGGCAAGACGACCTGGGTCGTGGGCGTGACGCTGCGCACGGATTACGACTTCCCGATCGACGTGACGATCCAGCTCGACAACGTCGGCGGCCCGAGCGCCGGCATGATGTTCGCGCTCGGGATCATCGACACGCTCACCCCCGGAGAGCTCAACGGCGGCGAAGACGTCGCGGGCACCGGGACGATCGAGGCGGACGGGACCGTCGGCCCGATCGGCGGCATCCGTCAGAAGCTCTACGGAGCACGGGATGCCGGGGCCGACTACTTCCTGGCTCCCGAATCCAACTGCGACGACGTCGTCGGGCACGTGCCCGACGGGCTCACGGTCGTCAGCACCTCGACCCTGGAGGAATCGGTGCACGCCCTCGAGGTGATCGCCGACGGGGGAGACGTCAGCGCCCTGCCGACCTGCGACTGA